In Lolium perenne isolate Kyuss_39 chromosome 5, Kyuss_2.0, whole genome shotgun sequence, the sequence cagtagccttgggtaatgtccagaagtgttgggaatgattgtgtccttgctgaacatgtgaatttttgattatgcactaaccctctaatgagattgctttgagtttggtgtgaaggaagttttcaaggatcaagagaggaggatgatataatatgatcaagaagagtgaaaagtctaagcttggggatgcccccgtggttcatccctgcatatttcaagaagactcaagcgtctaagcttggggatgcccaaggcatccccttcttcatcaaacttatcaggtcacctccagtgaaactatattttaattccgtcacatcttatgtgctttacttggagcgtccgagtgcttttattctcgtttgttatttaagttttcttaataaatcggatcctaacatgcttgtgtgggagagagacacgctccgcttttttatTTGAACAATTGTGTtattcgttttatttttcatgtttgtgacgaaagctgaaagccgcaacacttattgttatttggttggaaacagaaaatgcttcatgtggtaattggtgtattgtcttgaataatttgatacttggcaattgttttgagctctcaagtagatcatgtttaagctcttgcatcatgtagtttaaacctattagtgaagaactaccgtagagcttgttgaaatttggtttgcatgattggtctctctaaggtctagatattttctggtaaaagtgtttgagcaacaaggaagacagtgtagagtcttataatgcttgcaatatgttcttatttaagttttgctgtaccggtttatacttgtgtttacttcaaacaaccttgctagccaaagccttgtactgagagggaatgcttctcgtgcatccaaaaccttgagccaaaacctatgccatttgtgtccaccataactacctactatgtggtatttttctgccattccaagtaaatacttcatgtgctacctttaaacaattcaaaactttattactccttatttgtgtcaatgttttatagctcatgaggaaatatgtggtgttttatctttcaatcttgttgggcagactttcaccaatggactagtggcatatacatccgcttatccaataattttacaaaaagaggcggcaacggggtgcccagccccaattaattaactttcattaataattctcttcacatgttttgccctgatttatcggtaagcaacttaattttgcaatagacactcctctatggtatgtgaaatgttggaaggcactgaggattcggttagccatggcttgtgaaagcaaaaggtcgggaggagtgtcatctataaataaaactaaaatacatgtgtaaacaaaagagaagagggatgatctaccttgttggtagagataacgtccttcatgggagccgctttttgaaagtatatttgacaagggggttagagtgcccactaccattcgttgacaacaacaaacacctctcaaaactttatttttatgctctctttatgatttcaaaacttgaaaagctctagcacatgatttaatcgctgcttccctctgcgaagggcctttgttttactttatgttgagtcagtttacctacttctttctatcttagaagcaaacacttgtgtcaaatgtgtgcattgattcttacatgcatgcttattgcacttattatattactttgtgttgacaattatccatgagatatgcatgttgaaagttgaaagcaattgctgaaacttaaatcttcctttgtgttgcttcaaaaccttgtattaagaatctattgctttatgagttaactcttatgcaagactttttgatgcttgtcttgaaagtactattcatgaaaagtttttgctatatgattcagttgttttgtcattatctttttgttagcaaactatagaccattgctttgagtcacttcattcatctcatatgctttacaatagtattgatcaagattatgttggtagcatgtcacttcagaaattattctttttatcgtttacctactcgagggcgagtaggaactaagcttggggatgcttgatacgtctccaacgtatctataatttcttatgttccatgctagttttatgacaatacctacatgttttattcacactttataatgtttttatgcattttacgggactaacctattaacaagatgccacagtgcaggttctgttttctgctgtttttgatttgaaaagttgttttacaaatattctcggaattggacgaaacaaaagcccacggccctactttccacggagtgttccaaaagaccgaagaggagtcgaggaaggccagcagggggccctccccatatggcggcgcgaggggccccacTGCCACAccgtgacgtggggagggagcccctagCTCCCCCAACGCTGCTCctttgcctatttattccttcgtccccgaaaaccctagtaccgagagccaaaataccagaacagttccagagacgccgccgccgtcaaccctaacttgggggggggggttcagaagatctcctccggcaccctgccggagaggggaatcatcaccggagggctctacatcaccatgcccgcctccggactgatgcgtgagtagttcatccttggactacgggtccatagcagtagctagatggttgtcttctcctattgtgccatgatacgtctccaacgtatctataatttcttatgtttaggTGGATCTTTTATGTTTCCAGAAACAAAACTTAATGGCCCATAAAACGTGATTAACCATGATTGAAGAGAAGACTAAGCCTCGGCCTTCTTGTTCGCCGACCTTGTCGGCGGCGTGTTTGCACCGCACACCCCTGTGGTGGCTAGCTGGGCCTTGGCCCACTAGGAGGTAATTTTTTGgtttgtttcctttttctttttctgttgttTCTAGTCTGTTTTTTTCTATTACATTATTCCATTATTcgattttcttattttttttcaaAAACCTGAACATTTTCaaatagaaaattttaaaaatccgaatttgttcaaaattgaacatattttagtcacgtcaaaatcaaaccctctgggcggacctggcggcttaacccatttgcaggacacgggggttgccccccgagtcgattcaaccactgctacctcttgatctcccgcagagccttcgccttcatctgcctcaaccaggactaccgcacgcttgaatttgtcctggtacaagtccgggtggcgctgttcgtataacgacagtttctgaaccatgtgcgccagtgaagggtagtctgcttgggaggccatatccttgattggtgatgcaaggcccaccactgccaactcgactgcttctttttcagtcacacgagccgaataacatcggttcctaagatttctgaagcgctggacgtattctgccacagtttctccacgcttctgacgtacttgtgctagatcggcaatgccggcctcggaagcctctgagtgatactgcatgtggaactgctcttccaactgcttccacgtccggattgagtctggtggcagcgatgtgtaccacccgaaagccgatcctgtgagggactgtgcgaagaacctcacacgtagctcatctgctgctgagatcgtgcccagctgtgccaaatatcggctcacatgctcgatggagccggAACCATcgatccattgaacttggagaaatcggggagccgatatttgggtggtagcgggatcaactcgtactcgttggggtacggcttggaatagccgattgtcctccttttcggcaccatgccgaatctGGTCTCTCGATATGGTATCGATTTGATCCGCGGtcgggctgcaggagtcgaactacgaagattcgcggagtggcatacttagccagccatgcttgcttttccatctacgagccaagctgcaggagctgagctacggaggtttgttggagtggcatacttagctagccacgtctgcttctcaagatctggcgtgaagttcctcctgctttttgAAGTCCTGCTGCTgcgatctggtttgtgagtgcccgattctgcgaTCGGCACAtaggtgcacgtgtatccgtgagggatctccttaggcgcctcatacaagaactggtaatcactaggatcaccaccgatcttgtagacgacgtatgccggtgaattcggcacttctggtgctgccaacgcgaacggtAGCGGTGGGCGGGACTGGAGTggaatctctccttggtaagtcccgagagctggtcttgacggagagtactggtgcctcatgatttcctggatcacgcgaagagcgacacgctccaaagcgttcaccaggctctcagaatggcggtgcagcgagtgagccaccatgtagttaatctccgacgcaggggacctggtgcgttcttcgacggggcggacaggtctactccatcgagcgcaccttcgagcgagaaccctttccacgacgccatgtgaacgggttctgtgaaaagagccgatgaggtcggcttcgaggattgctttgacctcgtcgtacttcttcttgagctcctcggtcaaatcctcgtacgtgactggggtgccgtccgccatctcagatgtagatggcgatgcggttgatgtcgaagatcgtcccaccgggcgttccagaatgtgttgcggtcagaaacccaccggcgagcagcgacgggcaacacaggagagccgggagcaacttagggctgcggctggccctggtccctccgagcgacggcccgcaaagactcggcacgcacgtccgatgctggtgcaggcgtgccacacgacctatacctggtcgggaaggtgatggagatgcctcgcttagtttcctgcatggcatacacgtaaacattaaatacgagcctcgatcggctctcaggttgtcctgtgaatcggctcgaagagccgatccacccatgattcgcacaaggtgtacgaatatatggtggtcctgcttgatcaagataaagctaaaatgatctacgacgatttagggtcttcaccgcataatcggaacatcctactcgtgattgagcctcgcggccgcgcacggtgatcgtaagccgatcctagacaaggcctaaaaaccaacacgaggttgatccccggaacatcctgtctagggctagcaaactacaccctacgcgccgctggatccttcaaccctttgtaaggcctaactatgcagatattaaactaatccttgaagaacaaggagcaaccataacggatcggatctactaaataatgatcaagcggggtgccgcccctacacctaagataggtgtaagggcggctagatgtctaagggttgcacgacgacagcatatgatacgaagaacaatgctaaccctaacacatctaagataactacgttgctcgccatcaaaaaggcttcagtacgagcaacgcatgaacaacgaataaacttgatcgcctagatcgcaagatgcgatctaggcagcatgatgcttacccggaagaaaccctcgagacaagggagttggcgatgcgcctagattggtttgtggtgaacgtgattgttgtttatttcataaaccctagatacatatttatagtccgtagactttctaacgtgggaataacccaaccgtgcacgagccaaactctaactaaccgacacgtaatctactatattacagatacacgggcaaactagcccaaactttgcatataagaccgattcacgtatattcttccatgtatattctttaagcccatcttgatcgcggcccacccctgactcggtcaaattctggtgataacaacactAGAAGGAGCCAACATGTTGTGAAgcgatagaggcactccccctatatgtgtgcatacaagtagtttgcatttgaatacaaatgcacaacATATAGGTGCGAGGTGTCTCAACACAAAAGATTTATTGGGGTGTTCTCAAATATTTATTGAAAAGAAATAAATTTATGGCTAGTATTACTttcagtaaataaaaaattggagTAGCATGAATTGTTTCCCGCGGGCGTGGTATGAATTCTACCACGATGATGCTTTCTTCCCCCCCACACAACATTGTTGTTGATGATCATTATAGAGGCTGTATTGGGATTTGGGAGATGAATGTAAAAAATGATCCAAATATTAGTTTGGCTGCAAACATATATTTACACGTGTAATGGCAGATAGCAACCAAGAAGAACGTCATCAAGATGATAACACCGCTCCAACTCGGTGTTCTCTCATCCATTGAATCATAGCGGAAAAAGTGAAACATGTTGTTTTGTAGAGATTGGGTAATGGATGTAAAGCAACACAAAATTATGTAACGCAAGCTTTTGGGTGGTTCAGTATATATATTTTTTCTACGTCCCATTTGGCATCCAATTTTAAAAATTCTCTATTCATTCCAAATCTCGTAAAAAAAAATCGTTAGCTTTTGTTTTCAATTTTTTGGAGGATTTTGAATGCTACGAAATATAAGCAGGTTTTCAGAACGCTGCGAACCCAAGAACCAAAAGGCTCTCGATGGTAAAAAAAAAATAGTTCAGGGCGCAACAGATGATCGGCATCGATTAACTCGGTTTTTCCATGACAGGACCATAATTTTACAGCATTCTACCAGTACATTTTGGACGTGCTTCAGCTATTGGAGGAATCAACCCCCTCCTGCGTCATTTAGCACCTGAGCTACTTTGacatttttgttttgtactcttgCACGGTGAAGTTTCTTCATATTGAGACAAACACCCACTGAACATCTAGAGATGCTGCCTTTCATAAGCTACAACAACTTACTAGTTGTCACCGTGGAAGGCTAAACTGTCTTGTCGGAAAATGGTTAAATAATGGAGGTACGTAGACGCGTGAACATCATCAAATACGAAGTGCTGGAAATTCTCCAAACATACTTGGTTTGGATAGTACGCGCCCGGGCGCTTTGACTAGTCTAGAAAAGCATGCTTAAGAGTTAAGTATTGTATTCTGCTTGTTGCTAAACGAAGTGTATGAAGCATTTTCCTAAAAATAAGTGTATGAACCATTTGGTGGGAAAAAAAATTGACATGCGTGCTACACACGTAATAAGGTTCTAAAATAGCAACCGCTAAGATTGCAAAAAAAAGTTTTATCGATAATATTACACAAGTGGTTTTGTTTAGGTGGATCTTTTATGTTTCCAGAAACAAAACTTAATGGCCCATAGAATGTGATTAACCATGATTGAAGAGAAGACTAAGCCTCGGCGCTCTTGttcgccgacctggtcggcggcGTGTTTGCACCGCACACCCCTGTGGTGGCTAGCTGGGCCTTGGCCCACTAGGAggtaattttttgttttgtttcctttttctttttctgttgttTCTAGTCTGTTTTTTTCTATTACATTATTCCATTATTCgattttcttatttttttcaAAAACCTGAACATTTTCAAATAGAAAAATTTAAAAATCCGAATTTGTTCAAAATTGAACATATTTTAGGTTCGATTTTTTAAAAATTTATGCATTTTTTaaaattgaacatttttaaaatttaatttttaaaacCATAAAATTATAATAAAATTAATCATTTCAAGTTTTGaatatttttaatttttaatttttaaacatttttaagttttgatttttttcatttttaatgtttttaaaatttgaattttaaaaaatatgaatATTATCCAAATCAAAACATTTTTATAAAActgaaacatttattaaaaaataTTGAAAATTAAAAAGTAGGAAAGAAACAGAAGAAGAATCGGTAAAAGAATccgaacaaaaaaaaaaaccgaaACAAAAGACGAAAGAAAAATTCTGAAAATGGGCCAGGCCTATCAACTGCGTTGGGTGTGCGGCGGTTAGTGGACGTCGACCTGGTCGGCATATAGGAATTTTTAGGGAGTGAGCAGCCCGTTGCATGTGCAGCCCAGTGTAATATTACTGGCTCGCTGAGCAGGCTTGTAGCCCAGGAAATTTGCCGCCTGCGCTTAATCCCAGTCGTACCTGATTGCTGCTATGGGCTGGCTTACTTTTTTTTTTATCGTTCATGGGCTTTCTTACTCTGGCCTGTGGAAGGCGAACCGCAGAGCCCCTGATCGTCATCTGTGCAACCCGCAAAGCCCCTCGCAGCTCACCGGCCTCTTCCCCTCACAAAAAACTCGCCAACCGCACACGCGGGGTGATGCTATATGCCGACCTGATCGGCGCCGAACACGTCCCGCACACCCCCTGTAGCATGTGGGCATGGCCCATTAACGCAGATTCGTTCCCCAAGCTCGTTTACCTCAAGTTCTGTTTCGCAGTTTCGCTCGTTTGCTAAACAAATTTTGAATATGAacaatttttgaaatttgaacaaatttcgaatctAATTTTTATTCAAATTTCAGAATTTTTAAACTTAATTTTTCGAacaatttttgaaatttgaataatttttgaatctgaacaattttcaaaacAATTTTGGAATGTGAACAATTTACGAAATTTGACCAATTTCCgaatctgatttttttttaaaaaaatgaacaaattttgaaactaattttttttgaatttcagaattttttaatcTTAATTTTTTGAGcaattttcgaaatttgaacagtttttgaatctgaacaattttcaaaatttgaacaattttcgaatctgaacaattttcaaaatttgaccaattttcgaatctgaacaattttcgaaatttgaccaattttcaaatctgacaatttcaaaatttgatttttttccaatctgaacaattttcaaaatttaaaattCTTACGAATATATAAATATATTTTGAAAGAATAAAAGAAGAAAAAGCTGGTTAAAAAATGAAAAGCGGGTAGAAAATCCAAACGGAAAAACCGCAGAATAAGGAAAAAGCGAGTTGAAGCAAAGCCAACGATAATGGGCACGGCCCAAATAGAGGTGTGCGGTGTCAGTCGGCACCGACCGGTGCGGTGTATAGGAATCACCCACACGCGGCATTTGATATCGGCACTCCGCCGACGACTTGTCGCCTGCCTGTCTCCCCCTCACTCCTCGGGGTGTTGCCGTGCGCATCTGCACCAGTGGGGAATTATTTTCTTGCCCCTGTTTATTTTTCCACTATAATTTGCCCTCAATTACCTTGTACTTCCCCTTTTACCATGAATTACCTGGTGTTGACCGCGCTTGCAACCTAGGCTCCCTGCGGCGAAGACGGACGGggctaagagcatcttcagccgcgtcTCCAAAATAGCTTTAAAGGTATTTGAGGCGTGTCAGATAAATTTTCATTTCCAGCCGCGCGCCTCAAAGCCTCCTTCCGGCGgggcccaatacggtgtccggttCCCCGAGCCCATCTCCGATCCACAGGGGATACTTCGGGCACGTCAGACACAACGAAAAGTGAGGCGGGGAGTCGCGGGACCGACGCGTCAACGTCACATTCAAGTTTAACCTAAccttcgcctacctcgcgacggaagttattggcgctgctagacggtgcagtttccgcagaggcgcagcgaagcATCTCGTCGCGCTTAGCTCTCCGTGccagcgttaatgagcgccaccgctcccccgtcTCCCTCCGACACATAAAACAGGGCGCTCTCGCATCgtccctcacacacaaaccctaccacctctctccccaaccctagccgccaccatctcaagagtcaaCGCGATGGCTGGTAGAGGTAGAGGCCGAGGTCGCGGACGTGGTCGTGACCGTGGCCGTGCTGGTGCACCCAGAGCTGCACGGTCACCCGTTGCCTGCGACGTCGTCGTCATGATCGTCGTATCTGCAGGAAGAGCACCAAGTGATGTTCGAGTTCGTCGTCGTCCTTAAtggcgacccactcggcatccatAGGCTGccagacaagttcgccgagttcgtcgccgGCAACGAGCCAGTCGCGCTGCATCTACGGGAGGCTGGTTGCGACTGCTGCCGGTGGGCGGTGGACGTGCTCTTCGacgggcgcggcaagatgtagctccacaccggctgggagaagttcacgTGCTACCACGACCTCCAAGCCGGCTGCGTGCTCACATTCTCTTACCTAGGCGACGCGGATATGagcgtgaaggtgttcgacgacacgtcGTGCCGCCAGCACTACCACGGCAACGACGAAGAGGATGACGATTGAACACgccgagtgttctttcttcgcagGGACAATGGGCAcagaggtttctggatgttcttcctcgaaaggacCAATAGGGCTATCATTACCAGGTGGATTTTCTAGTTTGGGTGACTGAAAGTGcctgagagtgttctttcttggcatcgAATATACGAAATCTGGGATGCCAACACTACTTAGGTTTCCTCATTTTTCAATATttgaactatgtattagtttgtggaaaccatgttccaaactataccttagtttgtgtaaaaccatgttcccaattatgtattagtttgtggaatgttCCTCCTCTCTAttgaaatgaaaaaaaaaattaatGTTAAAAAAAGTTTGGGGCGGCgttttggggacgcggctggagagcgATGTCCCCTAAACGTGGCACGaagaaaacacgtcccccaaacgctcgatccggcgccgtttgggggccgctttgggggacacggctggagatgctctaaggccatctccaacggggcgatccATCCCGCGTCCGCGCGTCTGGATGGGTTAAACCGGACAAAAACGTGGCCTAGCGCGCGAACGCATCCCAAAAACGGATGGTcgtggcgtccgggacgacccaaagccGGCCCAAATCCGGGCctcgtttgcgtggccgcggacaccGAGGGATGGCCTCTCGTGTCCTCCCTTGTCCTCCCGTGGCCCGCTTGTCTACCTCCCAAAACACAGCCCCCTCACACACACATCCCCCTCTCCGCCGCCACCCCACGACCGGCAATTTGCGACCGCGTCCACGCCGGCCATCGACATCCAGACGCCGACAAGCGGTGCAACAACATAGAACGCGGCACGACGCTTTCGCCTGTGCTTTCGGGGCCTCGGTGTAGCGTCGGAGAACACCGCCGCCGACGTTGTGGTCCTCTCGCCGTCGCGAGTCCTCCCGCCGTCATCAGCTTTGCCATTGCCGGTAGAgtgagctctcgtgcaccgtgCTTCCAGGCCGCAAGTCGGCCGGGACGACCATTGCCTGCAAGTCCCTACGGAGGCATTGGATTGCCCCCGCCCGCGAGGTGTTCGATGGATGGGTCAACTAATTTGTCTCAtttcatctgtagatcatggtGGACAACGACGTCGAGTTCTTCTacaagaacttcatcgacacgtccTCAGACGACGAGTCCGAGGACGACTTTCTCACGGAGGCTACGTTGCTCATCCACGAGCACAATGTTGCGCAGATCCCCGTGTACCGGGGGTCCTTGCCAGGGCGCGCGCCggccttggaccgcaaaagagaaaGCAGCGACGAATTGCTCTTCCACAACTACTTCCACTACCACAAGCCATTGTTCACGCTGGCCTTGTTTCGCCGCCGTTTTCGGATGTCCAGACCGTTGTTCAACTGGATAATGGATGGCGTCGAGGTCTACGACGACTACTTCATCGCCAAACAGGATGCAGTTGTCAAGGTAGGCATGTCTTCATATCAGAAATGCAcggcagcgattaggatgctAGCATATGGTGTTGCCGGTGATTACGTAGATGAGCGAGTCCAGCTGCTTGGAAGCGATACACAGGTTGTGCAGCTTTGATCGCTGTGTTTGGTGAACAATCACTACGCCAACCTACTGCAGAGGATACAACCCGTCTATTGTCAATCAAGGCTTCCagggggtttcctgggatgcttagcagcatagactgcatgcactaGGAGTGAAAGAATTTCCCTTTTGGTTGGCAAGGCCGTACAAGGGCCATTATGAGGGGTGCACAGTGATTCTTGAAGCAGTTGCTTCACATAacacatggatttggcactcattcttcggaatggctggctcgcacaatgacattAGTGTGCcgctgaaaggacacagatgccgcctagagggggtgaataggcatttaaaacttttaccattatggcttaacaaatgcggtataaaactagcgtttaatttgtcaagcataaaacctatataactagggttcacctatgtgcaccaacaacttatgctaagcaatacaagcaaataTGAGATAGCAAAATATATAAATTCAAGCACAAAGGCTATAAAAaattaaagtgcataagtaaataactgatgacccacaagtatagggggtgtatcgcagtactttcgataaataagagtgtcgaacccaacgaggagcagaaggtgttgacaagcagtttcgatgaaggattcattgtaaatgctcacagacaagtattcagggggttttgatatagcagataaataaagtacgagtaagtaaaatgcgagagaaataattgcagcgagtggcccaatcctttttagcacaaaggacaagccggtttgtttacttataatgaccaaacgtttttgaggacacacgggaatttagtctagtgctttcgcttcatatagctgattaatcttcattgttttgataagtgttgtgtgggtgaacctatgctaatgcaccacccttcctaggactaatacatacttgtgattataccccttgcaagcatccgcaaatacaagaaagtaattaagataaatctaaccacagccttaaactctgagatcctgctatccctcctgcatcgatatactaacgggggtttaggtttctgtcactccggcaaccccgcaattagcaaccgaatacaagatgcactcccctaggcccataaatggtgaagtatcatgtagtcgacgttcacatgacaccactagaagaataacaccacaacttaaatatcataacattgaatactaaccaacataattcactactaacatttagacttcacccatgtcctcaagaactaaacgaactactcacgagacatcatatggaacatgatcagaggtgatatgatggtgaata encodes:
- the LOC139831755 gene encoding uncharacterized protein, with translation MVDNDVEFFYKNFIDTSSDDESEDDFLTEATLLIHEHNVAQIPVYRGSLPGRAPALDRKRESSDELLFHNYFHYHKPLFTLALFRRRFRMSRPLFNWIMDGVEVYDDYFIAKQDAVVKVGMSSYQKCTAAIRMLAYGVAGDYVDERVQLLGSDTQVVQL